In the Helianthus annuus cultivar XRQ/B chromosome 11, HanXRQr2.0-SUNRISE, whole genome shotgun sequence genome, one interval contains:
- the LOC110924051 gene encoding uncharacterized protein LOC110924051, with product MNSANVQQDVSLYYRGSTPITTNQSPKIQTGFSADTTSSGSSNTPQTNKPSPFISYDPNVKATEQTPPKSSSSSNNQAYVSGIQCNIAVTIKNGNEFTKSAAKQHIALLASVLESYESLVAGKIGNPDMTKEDYDQIDPEELELIDIKWGMASLVRRAQCFMEITGRNSLSGPDQKLGFDKSKVTCFKCKERGHFKRECPNREVNNHQNPFTNDYYRQAIYHRPNQQPVVQRPQIENIPEKALIVNQDDEKVAEGFSWDKYIPGSDGQAMMVEIIEESESVVEPEVVVDDVIADSFFEEPTTGLCPRYEEKKESVEEMIDVTKEMTKDTLKEIADKALMAKLKEVDTELVKTESVGTESVQQESNQESGIEGVKSEKVSESESKNVGKQEVKTAHEAEYPDGVHAALNLKLRTVEEELPESIDVTFSPSDTDNESQIIKTVVDKVLDEESDNSEAETMKSHSEKYVTDSEDEEFFSKPKKSFVTSHSNNSGKNEWEGKDNNKKNGNNFKNKGIGFEKKMAKKVVKPKESMKDVLVTGPSVDEEKEYIFSQKAVNDFNAAKKLKEETFKSTFGLPRSIISKWIMDSGASRHMTGMLALLYDVKSINGGYVGFAGNQGGRIVGQGTLTNGIISFEKVNYIIELENNLLSISQISCKKGKQTKKSHPQKLLNSIRVPLERLHMDLFGPVNVKSISGDLYCLVVTDDYTRFSWVVCLERKDQTFESLMVLLKKMETLYNLPIRRIRSDNGTEFKNNKMLEFCNEKGILHEFSAPNTPHQNGVAKRKNRTLIETARTMLADSKLPIFFWSEAVAAAFYTLNRVLTVKKYKKTSFELLHCYKPNLEFLEPFGSPCTFIDENGGTNDHEAGPSGTAHEPPEEPAPTFDNSDDSEEETAPTFDEEPNVTTTEAEDHTGDLDITSLQSEVDVPDTVMPRTLSYHPSEQIIGDLQSGVKTRDQINRALTCFYSSTAYLQEEFSLKCYILQIEPITYKEALTEDSWVNAMQEELQQFEKLGVWRLVDLLENQNQQEGINYDEVYAPVARLEAIRIFLAFASWNDFKVYQLDVKSAFLYGKIKEEVYVGQPPGFTDPQHKNKVYLLDKAL from the exons ATGAACTCAGCAAATGTTCAACAAGATGTATCTTTGTACTACAGAGGCAGTACTCCTATTACAACAAACCAGAGCCCAAAGATACAAACTGGTTTTAGTGCTGATACAAcatcaagtggttcatcaaataCTCCACAAACAAACAAGCCTTCGCCATTTATCAGCTATGATCCAAACGTCAAAGCTACTGAACAGACACCCCCTAAAAGTTCATCCAGTTCAAACAATCAGGCATATGTTTCTGGGATCCAATGCAACATCGCAGTTACTATCAAGAATGGGAATGAGTTCACTAAATCAGCTGCGAAGCAACACATTGCATTGTTGGCTTctgtgttagagtcgtatgagtCTCTGGTAGCGGGTAAGATCGGGAATCCGGAcatgaccaaagaggattacgatcagatcgaccCGGAGGAGCTTGAACTGATAGATATTAAATGGGGCATGGCTAGTCTTGTGAGGAGGGCACAGTGCTTTATGGAGATCACTGGCAGAAACAGCCTTTCTGGACCTGATCAGAAGCTAGGTTTCGACAAGTCTAAAGTAACCTGCTTCAAATGCAAAGAGAGAGGCCACTTCAAAAGGGAATGCCCGAACAGAGAAGTGAATAATCATCAGAATCCGTTCACGAATGATTATTACAGACAGGCAATCTACCACCGACCGAATCAGCAACCTGTAGTTCAAAGGCCACAAATCGAGAACATACCTGAGAAAGCTCTCATTGTGAACCAGGATGACGAGAAAGTAGccgagggatttagctgggataaatacatcccCGGAAGTGATGGACAGGCTATGATGGTTGAGATAATTGAAGAGTCTGAGAGTGTGGTTGAGCCTGAAGTGGTTGTTGACGATGTTATTGCGGACA gtttcttTGAAGAACCGACGACTGGATTGTGTCCAAGATATGAGGAGAAGAAAGAGTCTGTCGAGGAGATGATCGATGTGACAAAGGAAATGACCAAAGACACTTTGAAAGAAATTGCTGATAAGGCTCTCATGGCGAaactgaaagaggtagacacagaactTGTGAAAACCGAGTCTGTCGGTACCGAGTCAGTTCAACAGGAGTCAAACCAGGAGTCGGGAATAGAGGGAGTCAAATCTGAGAAAGTGTCTGAGTCAGAGTCCAAAAATGTCGGTAAACAGGAAGTGAAAACTGCTCATGAAGCAGAG tatccagatggggtgcACGCTGCATTGAACCTCAAGTTAAGGACAGTTGAGGAAGAGTTGCCAGAGAGCATTGACGTTACATTCTCTCCGTCTGACACGGACAACGAGTCACAAATCATCAAGACTGTTGTCGACAAGGTgttagatgaagagagtgataactctgaGGCTGAGACCATGAAGTCTCATTCTGAGAAGTATGTTACTGATTCTGAAGATGAGG aattcttttcaaaaccgAAAAAGTCATTTGTTACATCACATTCTAACAATTCGGGTAAGAATGAATGGGAAGGGAAAGATAACAACAAAAAGAATGgaaacaactttaaaaataaaGGAATTGGATTTGAGAAAAAGATGGCTAAGAAGGTGGTCAAGCCAAAAGAAAGCATGAAAGATGTTCTTGTCACTGGACCAAGTGTTGATGAAGAAAAGGAATATATTTTTAGTCAGAAAGCCGTtaacgatttcaatgcagcgaagAAACTCAAAGAAGAGACATTCAAGtcaactttt gggctgcccaggtCAATCATTTCAAAATGGATCATGGACAGTGGAGCCTCTAGACATATGACGGGGATGCTTGCACTACTTTACGACGTAAAATCAATCAACGGAGGCTACGTGGGTTTTGCAGGAAATCAGGGTGGCAGGATTGTAGGCCAAGGAACCCTGACGAATGGGATCATTTCGTTTGAGAAAGTGAACTACATCATAGAATTAGAAAACAACTTGCTTAgtatttctcaaatct CTTGTAAGaagggaaagcagaccaagaaGTCACACCCACAGAAGTTACTGAATTCGATCAGAGTACCGCTTGAGAGactccacatggatctcttcgggccggtcAATGTAAAAAGCATCAGTGGTGATTTGTActgcttggtagtcactgatgattatacaagattttcatgggtgGTGTGCTTGGAAAGAAAGGATCAGACGTTTGAGTCGCTGATGGTTCTGTTAAAAAAGATGGAGACTCTGTATAACCTGCCTATCCGAAGAATACGGAGTGACAATGGAACGGAATTCAAGAATAACAAGATGCTCGAGTTCTGCAATGAAAAGgggattcttcatgaattcagtgcgccaaaCACACCGCATCAGAACGGCGTTGCTAAAAGAAAGAATCGGACCCTCATAGAAACTGCTCGAacgatgttagccgattccaagttACCGATCTTCTTCTGGAGCGAAGCAGTGGCTGCAGCTTTTTACACTTTGAACCGCGTACTCACCGTCAAGAAGTACAAGAAAACAAGTTTTGAGTTGCTACACTGTTACAAGCCAAATCTAGAATTTCTGGAGCCGTTTGGGTCTCCATGTacttttattgatgaaaatg GTGGCACAAACGATCATGAAGCCGGTCCaagtggaacagctcacgaaccaccagaggaaccagctccaacgTTTGACAACTCTGACGACTCAGAAGAGGAAACCGCTCCTacttttgacgaggaaccaaacgTTACTACGACGGAAGCTGAGGATCACACCGGTGATCTTGACATAACGAGCTTGCAATCGGAAGTTGATGTTCCTGACACCGTCATGCCTCGAACCTTGTCTTATCACCCTTCAGAGCAAATCATCggtgacctacaaagtggtgtTAAAACAAGAGATCAAATCAACCGTgctcttacatgtttttattcgtCTACTGCATATTTACAGGAAGAATTCTCACTGAAATGTTATATTTTGCAGATCGAACCCATAACATATAAAGAAGCGTTGACTGAAGAcagctgggtgaatgctatgcaggaggaGTTGCAGCAATTCGAGAAACTGGGTGTTTGGAGATTAGTTGATCTGCTGGAGAATCAAAA tcagcaagaaggcatcaACTATGATGAGGTTTACGCGCCTGTTGCAAGACTAGAAGCTATACGGATCTTCCTGGCGTTTGCGTCATGGAATGACTTCAAAGTGTACCAGCTGGATGTTAAATCTGCCTTCCTGTACGGAAAGAttaaagaagaggtgtatgtgggacaaccacCGGGGTTCACTGATCCACAACACAAGAACAAGGTCTATCTGCTGGATAAGGCGCTCTag